In Streptomyces sp. NBC_00344, the genomic window TCCCTCAAGGCGGCTGGTACCGGTCTGAACCTCACCAGGGCCGGTCATGTCATCCACTACGACCGATGGTGGAATCCTGCGGTCGAGGAGCAGGCGACCGACCGCGCGTACCGCATCGGGCAGACCCAGCCCGTTCAGGTGCACCGGCTGATCGCGGAAGGCACTGTCGAGGACCGGATTGCCGACATGCTCACCGCCAAGCGGGCGTTGGCCGACGCGGTGCTCGGCAGCGGAGAGAGCGCACTGACCGAACTGGGTGACACGGAGCTCGCGGATCTGGTGTCGCTGCGGAGGCCCTCATGAGCAGTTGGTGGGGGAACGCCTGGGTGGCCTCGCTGGAAGCACTCTCGCTGGACACGGGCCGGCTCGAGCGGGGCCGGAGATACGCGGACGGCGGACGCGTCGCCGCGGTGAACGTCGCCCCCGGCCGGATCCTGTCGTATGTGCAGGGCAGCCGGCCGCGGCCCTACCGGGCGGAGCTGCGGCTGCGGACGCTCTCCGACAGCGACTGGGACCGTTTCCTCGACGCGGCCGCCGCCAAGCCCGGTCATATCGCGGCCCTGCTGGACAAGGACATGCCGCATTCACTCGTCGAGGCAGCGGCCGACGCGGGCGTGGCACTCCTGCCTGCCCCCGGCGATCTCGTCCCGTCCTGTTCCTGCCCCGACAGCGGTCGCCCCTGCAAGCACGCCGCCGCGCTCTGCTACGAAACGGCCGCGCTGCTCGACTCCGATCCCTTCGTGCTGCTGCTGATGCGCGGCAGAAGTGAGCGGGAACTCCTCGACGAACTGGCCAGGCGCAATGCGGCACTGTCGGCCCGTGAGCAGCCTGCTGCGACGCGCACCCCGGGTGTGCCCGCCCGCCAAGCACTCGCCCAGCGTTTCCTGCCACCGCTTCCCGCACCGCTGGCCGTCGGCCCGCACCCCGGGCAGCCGCCCGCTTATCCCAGCGCACCCGGAGCCCCGGATCCGGTCGCCCTGGACCAGCTCGCCACCGATGCAGCCGTCCGCGCCCACACCCTGCTCACCACCGGCTCGGACCCGGTCGGCGATCTCACAGCCTGGCAGGACGCGGTCCGGCTGGCCGCGTCCGGTCCCACCGCCGGACTCACCGCCACCACCCGCACGCTCTACCGCGACCTCGCCGCAGCCACCGGGCGCAACCCCACCGAGCTGGCCAGGGCGGTCGCCGCCTGGCGGCAGGGCGGGAAGGAGGGGCTCGCCGTCCTCGAGAGCCCGTGGGATCCACCGGCCGGTCCCTTCGACCGCGCCCGCCCGGCGCTCGCCGCCGCGGGGCTGCCACGCTTCCAGCCCTGGCGCAACCAGCTGACCGTGCCCGGCGGCGCCCACCAGCTCCGCTTCGGCAAGGACCACCAGTGGTACGCCTATGAATCCGACCCGGGCAGGGACGACTGGTGGCCCAGGGGCACCCCGCACACCGACCCGGTGGAGGCGCTGCGTGGCCACAGTTCAGGGGACGGCGCGCACCCGCGGTGACCGGACGCCCCGCTTCCGGCCGGCACGTCGGCGCCCGGCGCGGCTACCGCAGCTCCAGCACCCGCACCCCGTACGGCTCCAGGGTGACATCCGTCGAGCGCTCACCCGTGGTGAGATCGAAGAGACCGCCGCCGCCCGGCCGTACCGTCCGTGTCTCGTCGGACTGGCTGACCAGCCACACGAAGCGCCTCCCGTCCTCGTGGACCAGCACATCGGCGCTGACCCAGGGGGTGTCCACGGTGACCGGCCGCGCCACGCCCGCAACATGCGCCAGCGACTCGTACAGCCGGTGTGTCTGCTCCGGATTGACGCGTGCGGTGCGGGCGGCCATCTGCTCCAGTGGATAGGTGGCGAGCACGGTCCGGCCGGCCCCGATGTCGTGTACCAGCAGGGCCGGGCGACCGTGCCCGTCGGTTGCCACCACCCGTGCGCCCTGCGCCACCACCGGCAGGTAGGCGCGGCTGTCCTCATTCCCCGCGACACTGAAACGCAGCGTCTCACCGCTCTTCAGCGATCCGAAGTCCTCGGTGAACGTCATCTCGAGCACCTCGTCCTCGATCGGTTCGGCGACTCCGTACGAGAGCTGGTGCTCGACCCCGAACAGACCGTCGAGGTCGTGGAACCACGGCCCGCGGGTGGCCGGGTGCTCGCCCGAGCAGAACGACAGATACACCGTCGCGCCCGCACGCGCCCGCCGCTCCAGATCCCGTCGCGTGCGCGTCGTCAACTGCCTGGTGGACGGCAGCAGATACAGCTGTACGTCCTCGTCGATCCCGTCCGCCTCCCGGACGAAGCCGACGGGCAGGTCCGCACCGCGCGCCGCCACATACCCCTGATGGAGGGAGGAGAAGATCAAGGGACGGTCGGCCGGCCTGCTGTAGGGGTAGCCGCGCTCCAGGAAGGCCGGCACGACAAGAGCGGCGCCGGTGTCGGCACGCCTGCACCGGGCGAAATCCACCTGTTCGAGCAGTCTGGCGAAAGCCGCGAGTTCGCGCAGCGGCTCCTTGGCGTGTCCCTCGCTGTCGGTGATGCCGAAGTGCATCTCGAAGGGGTGGTGGTCGTAGGGGGACTGTTCCCACAGGTTGCTGTAGTCGGTGTTGTTCCAGGCGATCCAGCCGGCCGCGCCCCCCAGCAGTGAGTTGTGCAGCGTCTGCCGGTAGTGGATGCCCGCGTTGCGGGCCGACACGGTGTCGGTGGAGAGCCCGAACTCCTCCAGGATCACGGGCTGTCCGGTCACTGCGGCCAGTTCGCACTCGAATGCGGCCCGGTAGTGCTGACGGACCCTGTCGGTGTCCGAGCGGTAGACATGAGGTCCGACGAAGTCGACGTACTCGGCGGTCTCGCGCAGCGAGAACCCGTTGTCCCGCCCGGTCACCTCCTGACCCCAGGCGCCGTCGCCGAGCGAGACCGGCTGGGTGCCGCCGGCCGCCCGCACCGCATTGCACATCGACTGCGCCCACGCCGTGACCACAGCCACCGACGGCGGGTCCACCTGGTAGATCCTTCCGTACCCGGGCATCTCGTTGGTGATCAGCCATCCGGTGACGGCCGCGTGGTCCTTGAACCGGCGGGTCATCTCGCTCGCGAACCAGGCCTGGCGGCCGACCATCCAGACGTCCTCGTACAGATCCCGCCCGGCCCGCCAGACCGGATCCCAGTTCTCTCCTGACATGTGCCCGACGATGAACGTGGGAACGGTGCCCATGCCGTACTCGATGTGCGCGTCCAGGAAGTCCCGGAACCGGTCGCACAGTTCCTCGTCGATCCGGTGCGGCTCGGGGTGGAAGTCCGGCCAGTAGAAGAACGAGCGGGTCATGGTGAGTCCGTGCTCGCGCAGTACCGCGAGCTCCTCGCGTACGACCGCGGAGTCGTAGTTCCGCCACATCAGGGGCCCGCCGGTGCGTGACCAGAAATTGGCGCCCAGCCAGGGCAGTACGGCCGGGTCGTGGGTGAGCTGGGCGCTGTGGCGTCGCATGAGTGTGGTGCTCCAGAAATCCGGGTCGGGACGGTCGGGTGGGTCAGGCGGAACCGGTCGACTCGCGTACGACGAGCCGGGGGTGTTCGGCGGGAGGTCCGGTGGGTACGACTTCGCCGCACTGTGTGAGCAGGGTGCGGGCCGCGGCGGCGCCGGCCTGCCGGACGTGCTGGTCGACGGTGGTCAGCCGGGGGTGGATCCAGCGGCCGAGCGGCAGGTTGTCGTAACCGACGACGGACAGTTCGCCGGGCACGGACAGGCCGGCCCGCTGGGCGGCGCCGATGCCGCACACCGCCATCGAGTCATTGGCGTACACGATGGCGGTGGGCCGGGGCTCCCGTGCCAGCAACTGCCCGGTGGCGGCGGTGGCCGCCGCTTCCGTGAAGTCGGTGTGGACCACCGCGGCCGGAGTGAGCCCCGCACCGGCGAGGGCATCCTCGAAGACCTGCTGCCGGAAGCGGGTGTGCACCAGCTCCGTCGGCCCCGAGACGTAGCCGATGCGCCGGTGGCCCAGATCCAGCAGATGCCGTACGGCTTCGACGACTCCCTCCCGGTGCGCGGTACCGAGCAGGACAGCGGGCAGTCCGAGCCGCTCGAGCAGAGGCGGACGCGGGTCGTCGGCGCGGTGCTCGGTCAGCACGGCCGCGTCCACGCGGTTCTCCGCGGCCAGGCGTTCGTAGAGCGCCGTCTCCTCCCGTACGTCTCCGGCGAGATGCAGCAGCAGACCGTAGCCGCGCGGTGAGAGCTCACTCTCCAGACCGGTGATGAGCTCCGAGAAGTGCGGGTCGGTGCCGAGTACGTCGGTGGGGCGGCGGACCACCATGGCGACCGTATGGGTGCGGGCCCGTCGCAGCGCGCTCGCCGAGGCGCTCGGTGACCAGCCCAGTCGGTCCGCGGCATCGAGAACACGGAGGCGGGTGGGCTCGGAGATCCGCCCCGTGTTGTTGAAGACCTTGGAGACGGCAGCGGTGGAGACCCCGGCCTGCGCTGCCACGTCCTTGATCGTCGGACGGTTGTTCACATCTTCACCGCGCCGCTGACCAGCGCCTGCTGCATACGCCTCTGCAGCAGGGTGTACATGATCCACACAGGGACCAGAGTGAGAATTGTCCCCGCCGTCAGGACCCCGTAGTCCGTACCGATCTGGGACTTGAGGGTGGGCAGGGCCACCTGCACGGTCCGCAGGTCGGGGTCGGGACCGATGATGATCAGTGAGTACAGGTACTCGTTCCAGAAGGTGAGGAAGTTCAGCAGCAGCACGGTGGCGATGCCCGGCATGCACATCGGGGTGTAGATGTGCCGCAGGACGCCGAATGTCGAAGCGCCGTCGATCCGGGCGGCCTCCTCCATCTCCTGCGGGATGGTGCGCATGAACTGGATGAGGATCACCACCGACAGCGGCATGGCGGTGGCCGGCAGGAACAGCACCATGAACAGCCGGGTGTGGAAGAGCCCGGTGACCGCCGAGAGCAGGAAGGTGGGGAACAGCGCGGCGAAGGTGGGGATGAGGAAACCGAGCGAGAAGACCTTCTCCACGAGCGAGGCGACCCGGCCCCGGGACCGGGCAAGACCGAAAGCGGCGGGTATCGCGAGACCCAGGGTCAGTGCGAGTGAGAACACCGTGACAAGACCCGAGTTGACGATCGCCGATCCGAGTCCGGCGCTTTCGAACGCGGTACGGAAATTGCCGAACCCGAAGGACGTCGGAGGGGAGAGCGGGCTGGAGAAGATGGCCTCGTTGGACTTGAAGGCGGAGGCGAGGAAGTAGTAGAGCGGAATCGCGAGCAGTACGGCGTACGCCCAGACCAGCATGTGCGCGGGAAGCCAGGACTTCCTGAACCGGGGCTTTCCGGGCGCGGATTTCCTCAACTGCGTGGTGGCCATGGCGGGTCGGGCTCCGATCAGTAGCTCTGGCGGAAAGCGCGGCGGATGGCAAGCAGCCCGGCCAGCCCCGCGAGGAAGAGGACCACGCCGACGGCCTGGCTGTAACCGAGGTCCGACTCCATGAATGCCTTCTCGTAGACCAGGAAGGACAGCGTGGTCGACGAGTTGGCGGGGCCGCCCTGCGTCAGCAGCAGCACCTGCTGCGCGGAGCCGAAGAGCGTCCAGAGGAACTGGAGCATCGCCACCACACCGACGTACTCCTTGATGACCGGGAACTGGATCCGCCACATGGCCCGCCAGTGTCCCGCCCCGTCCAGTTGTGCGGCCTCGCCGATCTCCTCGGGAACGCTGTCGAGACGGGCCGCGAACAGAACCGCTGTGAAGCCGATACCGGCCCAGATGTCCAGAGCGATCAGACAGTAGAGAGCGGTGTCGGGATTGGCCAGCCAGGCATCGCTCAGCGAACCGAGCCCGGCCGACTTCAGTGCCCCGTTGAGCAGCCCGTCGGGGGAGAGCGCGGCATAGAAGACCATGGCCTTGGCCGGTGTGGAGATCAGCCCGGGAACGAAGAGCAGATACCGGATCACCCGGTGCCCGGGCGGCTTCTGCGCCACGTAGTAGCCGACCATGTAGGCGCACACGATCATCACCGGCAGCGCGATGATCAGCTGGACACCGGTGTTGCGCACGGCCTGCCAGAAGACCGGATCGTCCGACAGCACACGGAAGTTGTCGAGCCCGGCGAACGAGGTGGGCTGGAGCATGCCCGGCCAGTGCAGCGCGGCGATCACGAAGATCGCCGCCATCGGCCCGACCATGAAGATCAGATACCAGGCCAGGGCCGGAACCGCGAGAACGGTGGTCCGCGTTCCGCGCCGCTGCTTCGGCCCGGCCGGGGCGGGTGGTACGGCCTGCCGGGAGGCGGGCCTGACGGATGACGCCATCGTCATGGGGTTGCCTCCTCAGGCGTTGCGGTACGCGCCCTCGAGCGCGGAGATGATGCGGCGGGCGCTGGTGCCAGGGGTGAAGGCGGTGCTGGTGGCCTGGATCATCGGCTGGACGGCCGAAGGCGGTACGTACAGGTCGGGCAGCACGACCTGGCTGACGCTGTCGCCGAGCTTCTGGGCCTTGGCGACGAGCGGGAAGCCGTCGCTCAGGGTGTCGGTCCGCACGGCCATGTCCCGGCCGCCCTCGGACACGAAGCGGGCGATCACATCGGGCCGGTACATGAACCTGACGAACTTCTCCACGGTTTCGATCTTCTTGGTGCCGTTCGGGCTCACCCAGAACCCCGAGACCGTGAAGGTCCGCAGAATGGTCGGCTTCGGGTGGACGGCGCCGGACGGCAGCGGCCAGCCGCCCACCTCCGTATGCGCGGCCACCTGATCGGGCACCCTCGCGAGCGCGGAGGACATCGCGGACTCCATCGCCGCGGCCCCGGTGTTGAACTGGGTGGTCATCGAATCGGTGGTGAGCCCCTGGGCCTTGTCGGTGAAGACCCCGGCGTCGCGCAGTTCGACGAAGTACTCGATGCCCTCACGCGCGCCCTTGATCCCGCTGAAGTCGCCGGTGGAATAGAGCTTCTTGGCCTGCGGAGCGGCGAGGAACGACTGGATGATCTGAGCGAGCAGCTTCTGACCGGTCCAGTCGTTACCGCCTATGGTGACGGGCGCGGTGCCCTTGGCCCGCAGCTTCCTGGCGGCCGCTATCAGCGCGTCTCCGGTGAGTGGTATCTCCTCGACCCCCGCCTGGTGCATCGCCGCGCGGTTGAAGGCGACCGGCCAGTTACTGGCGATGTAGGGCAGAGCCCGGAGCCGCCCCTTCTCATCGGTCCACTCGGTGAGCGCCGCGGGCAGGATGCGCTTCCGCAGGCCCCAGTCGTCGAGGTAGCCGTTCATGGCGACCGTGGCACCGAGCCCGGTCCAGGAGACGGTCTTGTCGTAGAGGTTGACCATCACGACATCGGCTTCTTTGTGAGCCAGCCGGGACGTCTCGTAGACCTGTCCCAGCTCGTCCCCGTTGACCAGGCTCTTGACCCTCAGTCCCGGATTCTCCTTGCGGAAGGTGTCGAGAACGGCCCGGAAGGTGGCGGAGCCGGGCGCGGTGCCGCCGAGCTGGCTGTGCAGCACCAGGGTGTCGGGGTCCGATTCGTCCCCACCGAGCACCCCGCACCCGGACAGTCCCGGCACGGCGACACCGGCGGCAACGGCCGCGCCTGCGGATATGAACCCGCGGCGATTCAGCATGGAACGCACGGCGTACGGCCTCCTACGGGGGAGTGCGGGCGGGGGTGGTTAATCGATACACCTGCGAGGTGCGAGCACCGTACGAGGCGATCGTTGAGCGGTCAACCCCCCGTTGCACATGGTGAAAAGGCCCTCGCCACACGACGGATCCGGGCAGGCGCCGAGCGCATCGGGCGTACCCCCGCAGGAGGCGGGAAACCTTCGTTTCTCTCTGCACTCACGTTCCGCGGGGCGTGTGTGTACGCCGGCGGTCCGACGGTAAGGCAGGGGGAACCGCGCGAGGTCACAGGCACGGCATGACGCCGAGAAGGGGGATGCGGCGGCCGGTTTCGGCGCGGAAGCGCGCATCGGGGTCTCCGCCCGCAGCAGCGCAGGGGCCCGGCCGTGCGGCTACGCACGTACCGGCCGTACAGCCCCGCCCCTGACCGTATTCCCCCGGTCGGGATTGCCGGGGCACTGCCCATGGCACACATTCCCGGGGGTCTGCTGAGCGCCCCGCCCGGCCCGGCATCTTATGACACCGTGACGCCCGGTGCGTTGATGCTTCCGGGCGCCACGGAGATGTCATTGCACGCGCTGTTCCAGCCGCGTGATGACGCTCGTGCAGAAGGCGTCCACCGCGGCGTCCACGCTCCGGATGAAGCCGGACTCGGCGTTGCCGCGGGTGATCCCCACACTCTTGGAGAGAGTCAGCCGGAATCCGCTGATCTGACCGCCGCCCTTCGGTACGAGATCACCGGGCTCCGGACGCAGCTTCTCCAATGTGCCGCGCGGACCGGCCGTATCCCCCTCGAGGACGGCTTGGACGTGCAGGTCCGCCGGTGCGTCGCTGAGCA contains:
- a CDS encoding SWIM zinc finger family protein; its protein translation is MSSWWGNAWVASLEALSLDTGRLERGRRYADGGRVAAVNVAPGRILSYVQGSRPRPYRAELRLRTLSDSDWDRFLDAAAAKPGHIAALLDKDMPHSLVEAAADAGVALLPAPGDLVPSCSCPDSGRPCKHAAALCYETAALLDSDPFVLLLMRGRSERELLDELARRNAALSAREQPAATRTPGVPARQALAQRFLPPLPAPLAVGPHPGQPPAYPSAPGAPDPVALDQLATDAAVRAHTLLTTGSDPVGDLTAWQDAVRLAASGPTAGLTATTRTLYRDLAAATGRNPTELARAVAAWRQGGKEGLAVLESPWDPPAGPFDRARPALAAAGLPRFQPWRNQLTVPGGAHQLRFGKDHQWYAYESDPGRDDWWPRGTPHTDPVEALRGHSSGDGAHPR
- a CDS encoding cellulase family glycosylhydrolase; translation: MRRHSAQLTHDPAVLPWLGANFWSRTGGPLMWRNYDSAVVREELAVLREHGLTMTRSFFYWPDFHPEPHRIDEELCDRFRDFLDAHIEYGMGTVPTFIVGHMSGENWDPVWRAGRDLYEDVWMVGRQAWFASEMTRRFKDHAAVTGWLITNEMPGYGRIYQVDPPSVAVVTAWAQSMCNAVRAAGGTQPVSLGDGAWGQEVTGRDNGFSLRETAEYVDFVGPHVYRSDTDRVRQHYRAAFECELAAVTGQPVILEEFGLSTDTVSARNAGIHYRQTLHNSLLGGAAGWIAWNNTDYSNLWEQSPYDHHPFEMHFGITDSEGHAKEPLRELAAFARLLEQVDFARCRRADTGAALVVPAFLERGYPYSRPADRPLIFSSLHQGYVAARGADLPVGFVREADGIDEDVQLYLLPSTRQLTTRTRRDLERRARAGATVYLSFCSGEHPATRGPWFHDLDGLFGVEHQLSYGVAEPIEDEVLEMTFTEDFGSLKSGETLRFSVAGNEDSRAYLPVVAQGARVVATDGHGRPALLVHDIGAGRTVLATYPLEQMAARTARVNPEQTHRLYESLAHVAGVARPVTVDTPWVSADVLVHEDGRRFVWLVSQSDETRTVRPGGGGLFDLTTGERSTDVTLEPYGVRVLELR
- a CDS encoding ABC transporter substrate-binding protein, translating into MRSMLNRRGFISAGAAVAAGVAVPGLSGCGVLGGDESDPDTLVLHSQLGGTAPGSATFRAVLDTFRKENPGLRVKSLVNGDELGQVYETSRLAHKEADVVMVNLYDKTVSWTGLGATVAMNGYLDDWGLRKRILPAALTEWTDEKGRLRALPYIASNWPVAFNRAAMHQAGVEEIPLTGDALIAAARKLRAKGTAPVTIGGNDWTGQKLLAQIIQSFLAAPQAKKLYSTGDFSGIKGAREGIEYFVELRDAGVFTDKAQGLTTDSMTTQFNTGAAAMESAMSSALARVPDQVAAHTEVGGWPLPSGAVHPKPTILRTFTVSGFWVSPNGTKKIETVEKFVRFMYRPDVIARFVSEGGRDMAVRTDTLSDGFPLVAKAQKLGDSVSQVVLPDLYVPPSAVQPMIQATSTAFTPGTSARRIISALEGAYRNA
- a CDS encoding carbohydrate ABC transporter permease — translated: MATTQLRKSAPGKPRFRKSWLPAHMLVWAYAVLLAIPLYYFLASAFKSNEAIFSSPLSPPTSFGFGNFRTAFESAGLGSAIVNSGLVTVFSLALTLGLAIPAAFGLARSRGRVASLVEKVFSLGFLIPTFAALFPTFLLSAVTGLFHTRLFMVLFLPATAMPLSVVILIQFMRTIPQEMEEAARIDGASTFGVLRHIYTPMCMPGIATVLLLNFLTFWNEYLYSLIIIGPDPDLRTVQVALPTLKSQIGTDYGVLTAGTILTLVPVWIMYTLLQRRMQQALVSGAVKM
- a CDS encoding carbohydrate ABC transporter permease, with translation MTMASSVRPASRQAVPPAPAGPKQRRGTRTTVLAVPALAWYLIFMVGPMAAIFVIAALHWPGMLQPTSFAGLDNFRVLSDDPVFWQAVRNTGVQLIIALPVMIVCAYMVGYYVAQKPPGHRVIRYLLFVPGLISTPAKAMVFYAALSPDGLLNGALKSAGLGSLSDAWLANPDTALYCLIALDIWAGIGFTAVLFAARLDSVPEEIGEAAQLDGAGHWRAMWRIQFPVIKEYVGVVAMLQFLWTLFGSAQQVLLLTQGGPANSSTTLSFLVYEKAFMESDLGYSQAVGVVLFLAGLAGLLAIRRAFRQSY
- a CDS encoding LacI family DNA-binding transcriptional regulator, with amino-acid sequence MNNRPTIKDVAAQAGVSTAAVSKVFNNTGRISEPTRLRVLDAADRLGWSPSASASALRRARTHTVAMVVRRPTDVLGTDPHFSELITGLESELSPRGYGLLLHLAGDVREETALYERLAAENRVDAAVLTEHRADDPRPPLLERLGLPAVLLGTAHREGVVEAVRHLLDLGHRRIGYVSGPTELVHTRFRQQVFEDALAGAGLTPAAVVHTDFTEAAATAATGQLLAREPRPTAIVYANDSMAVCGIGAAQRAGLSVPGELSVVGYDNLPLGRWIHPRLTTVDQHVRQAGAAAARTLLTQCGEVVPTGPPAEHPRLVVRESTGSA